Proteins co-encoded in one Brassica oleracea var. oleracea cultivar TO1000 chromosome C4, BOL, whole genome shotgun sequence genomic window:
- the LOC106336977 gene encoding uncharacterized protein LOC106336977 produces the protein MADLQERMSLSSSSSSSSSSSSSSLSLSTMPIDGELWMVAEERAQEILNAIQPVFVSDKSRNEIIDYVQTLVKDRLGIEVFLFGSVPLKTYLPDGDIDLTVLTPQDKEEDLANALCNMLRAEDKESDFHVTDVQYIPAQVKVIKCSIRNIAVDISFNQMAGLCALCFLEQVDQIFGKDHLFKRSIILIKAWCYYESRILGANTGLISTYALAVLVLHIINISYSSLSGPLAVLFKFLDYYASFDWDSYCVTVNGPVPISSLPDMPSNDAEVVLNEKFFRECIELYSVPTKAVEANGHYFPVKHFNIVDPLKHTNNLGRSVTKGNLQRIRHAFTLGARKLKDVLSVPGEAMGWKLEKFFCSSLERNGKGQRQDVEEPVVAFGTGRAEASELRGDFEGYFKSLVYGKGFHGETQHKWIPQGQGQDHTSSWDIVRWFVAGQKNDFHRRNMNGSSNSLQNMRRSRGTGTYIPEMSQQSYTERFSGKPSTVNPLPSASQSQLVKQNI, from the exons ATGGCTGATCTTCAAGAGAGGATGTCACTCTCCTCATCTTCATCCTCCTCCTCCTCATCATCATCGTCTTCTCTGTCACTATCAACAATGCCAATAGATGGAGAGCTCTGGATGGTTGCCGAGGAAAGGGCTCAGGAGATACTTAACGCCATCCAACCTGTCTTTGTTTCAGACAAAAGCAGGAACGAGATCATCGATTATGTCCAGACCCTTGTTAAAGATCGTCTTGGAATTGAG GTCTTCTTGTTTGGCTCGGTGCCACTAAAAACATATCTACCAGATGGAGATATTGATCTGACAGTCCTAACTCCTCAAGATAAAGAGGAGGACTTGGCTAACGCATTGTGCAATATGCTTAGAGCCGAAGACAAAGAATCTGATTTCCATGTGACTGACGTTCAATACATCCCAGCACAG GTTAAGGTCATAAAATGCAGTATCAGGAACATTGCTGTAGACATCTCCTTCAATCAAATGGCTGGACTCTGCGCTTTATGTTTCTTAGAGCAG GTTGACCAGATTTTTGGGAAGGACCATCTGTTCAAGCGTAGCATCATCTTGATCAAAGCTTGGTGCTACTATGAGAGCCGCATCCTCGGCGCCAACACTGGATTGATTTCGACTTATGCATTGGCAGTACTAGTCTTGCATATCATCAACATCTCTTATTCATCACTCTCTGGCCCTTTAGCT GTGCTGTTTAAGTTCTTGGATTACTATGCATCATTTGATTGGGACAGCTACTGTGTAACTGTCAACGGTCCAGTCCCCATATCTTCTCTGCCTGATATGCCTAGTAATGACGCTGAAGTTGTCCTGAACGAGAAGTTCTTCAGAGAGTGCATTGAGTTGTATTCGGTTCCAACTAAAGCTGTTGAAGCAAATGGTCATTACTTTCCTGTGAAGCATTTCAACATAGTGGATCCTTTGAAGCACACTAACAACCTCGGCCGTAGTGTGACAAAAG GCAATTTGCAACGTATAAGACATGCTTTTACTCTGGGAGCTAGGAAGCTCAAAGATGTGCTCTCAGTGCCTGGAGAAGCCATGGGATGGAAACTGGAGAAGTTCTTTTGTAGCTCGTTGGAGAGGAACGGCAAGGGACAGAGACAAGACGTGGAGGAGCCTGTCGTGGCGTTTGGCACTGGGAGAGCAGAAGCGTCTGAGCTCAGAGGAGACTTTGAAGGATACTTCAAGAGTCTTGTTTATGGGAAAGGGTTTCACGGAGAGACTCAGCATAAGTGGATCCCTCAGGGCCAGGGGCAAGACCACACAAGTTCTTGGGACATTGTCCGTTGGTTTGTGGCCGGACAAAAGAATGATTTCCATCGGAGGAATATGAATGGTTCATCAAACTCGTTGCAGAACATGAGGAGATCAAGAGGGACAGGCACTTACATTCCTGAAATG AGTCAGCAATCTTATACAGAGAGGTTCAGTGGCAAACCGAGCACGGTGAACCCATTGCCTTCAGCATCTCAGTCTCAACTTGTCAAACAGAATATTTGA
- the LOC106340780 gene encoding uncharacterized protein LOC106340780, with translation MDERKIKLNFLLLSFILISIAPSIHGFKMRGITRSEPEAFHGGKYFPAMKSRKLMATKLEVDYSGDYDDGASSASPSPPVPDYDDDIYKRQGDVPSPGIGH, from the coding sequence ATGGATGAAAGGAAAATTAAGCTTAACTTTTTGTTACTCTCGTTCATACTCATCTCCATAGCTCCTTCGATTCACGGGTTCAAAATGAGAGGCATTACTAGATCCGAGCCGGAAGCATTTCACGGCGGAAAGTACTTCCCGGCAATGAAGAGCAGGAAGTTGATGGCTACGAAACTGGAAGTTGATTATTCAGGTGATTATGATGATGGAGCCTCTTCAGCATCACCATCACCACCAGTGCCTGATTATGATGATGATATCTATAAAAGGCAAGGTGATGTCCCAAGCCCCGGTATTGGCCACTGA